A single genomic interval of Gouania willdenowi chromosome 10, fGouWil2.1, whole genome shotgun sequence harbors:
- the LOC114470897 gene encoding transmembrane O-methyltransferase homolog isoform X2 → MWLISLSLPLLPTIIIFVYFRYHVKVASLCRRALAWAQSLMRGRVCVKDVHAFVFTNCTHGKADSVLEMFHRYAETHHTLSVGQLTGDMLDEVIKRTHPLMVLELGTHCGYSTVRMLRLLPPGGRVITVETDSVTADLGEEIIMVAGFKHAQFQVLPCSSAEAISSLHSYLEADQSPSEGIDLVLMDHDPQQYLQDLLLLEREELLCPSGCTVLLIKRTRRDDECREILDYVRKEENCYSIRTEFPQMMEIVYRKDVQRREG, encoded by the exons ATGTGGCTGATATCTTTGTCTCTCCCGCTGCTTCCAACCATCATCATCTTTGTCTATTTCCGATATCATGTCAAAGTTGCGTCCCTGTGCCGTCGCGCTCTGGCCTGGGCTCAGAGTTTGATGCGAGGAAGAGTGTGTGTGAAGGACGTGCACGCGTTTGTGTTCACCAACTGCACACACGGCAAAGCTGACAGCGTCCTGGAGATGTTCCACCGTTACGCAGAGACACATCACACTCTCAGTGTGGGTCAGCTGACCG GTGACATGTTGGATGAAGTGATAAAGCGTACCCATCCTCTGATGGTGCTGGAGCTGGGGACGCACTGTGGTTACAGCACTGTCCGGATGCTCCGCCTCCTGCCTCCAGGTGGGAGAGTCATCACCGTGGAAACGGATTCAGTCACTGCAGATCTAGGAGAGGAGATCATCATGGTGGCTGGTTTCAAACATGCCCAG TTCCAGGTGTTACCGTGTAGCTCAGCTGAGGCCATCTCATCCCTGCACTCGTATCTGGAGGCAGATCAAAGCCCCAGTGAGGGCATCGATCTGGTGCTGATGGACCACGATCCCCAGCAGTACCTCCAGGACCTGCTTTTACTGGAGCGTGAGGAACTGCTCTGCCCGTCAGGCTGCACCGTGCTGCTGATTAAAAGAACCAGAAGAGACGACGAATGCAGAGAAATCCTGGATTACGTCAGAAAGGAGGAAAACTGCTACAGCATCAGGACAGAATTCCCACAGATGATGGAGATTGTCTACAGAAAAGACGTACAAAGAAGAGAGGGATGA
- the LOC114470897 gene encoding transmembrane O-methyltransferase homolog isoform X1 gives MWLISLSLPLLPTIIIFVYFRYHVKVASLCRRALAWAQSLMRGRVCVKDVHAFVFTNCTHGKADSVLEMFHRYAETHHTLSVGQLTARDHPPKPAVMVSGDMLDEVIKRTHPLMVLELGTHCGYSTVRMLRLLPPGGRVITVETDSVTADLGEEIIMVAGFKHAQFQVLPCSSAEAISSLHSYLEADQSPSEGIDLVLMDHDPQQYLQDLLLLEREELLCPSGCTVLLIKRTRRDDECREILDYVRKEENCYSIRTEFPQMMEIVYRKDVQRREG, from the exons ATGTGGCTGATATCTTTGTCTCTCCCGCTGCTTCCAACCATCATCATCTTTGTCTATTTCCGATATCATGTCAAAGTTGCGTCCCTGTGCCGTCGCGCTCTGGCCTGGGCTCAGAGTTTGATGCGAGGAAGAGTGTGTGTGAAGGACGTGCACGCGTTTGTGTTCACCAACTGCACACACGGCAAAGCTGACAGCGTCCTGGAGATGTTCCACCGTTACGCAGAGACACATCACACTCTCAGTGTGGGTCAGCTGACCG CTAGAGATCATCCCCCCAAACCTGCTGTAATGGTCTCAGGTGACATGTTGGATGAAGTGATAAAGCGTACCCATCCTCTGATGGTGCTGGAGCTGGGGACGCACTGTGGTTACAGCACTGTCCGGATGCTCCGCCTCCTGCCTCCAGGTGGGAGAGTCATCACCGTGGAAACGGATTCAGTCACTGCAGATCTAGGAGAGGAGATCATCATGGTGGCTGGTTTCAAACATGCCCAG TTCCAGGTGTTACCGTGTAGCTCAGCTGAGGCCATCTCATCCCTGCACTCGTATCTGGAGGCAGATCAAAGCCCCAGTGAGGGCATCGATCTGGTGCTGATGGACCACGATCCCCAGCAGTACCTCCAGGACCTGCTTTTACTGGAGCGTGAGGAACTGCTCTGCCCGTCAGGCTGCACCGTGCTGCTGATTAAAAGAACCAGAAGAGACGACGAATGCAGAGAAATCCTGGATTACGTCAGAAAGGAGGAAAACTGCTACAGCATCAGGACAGAATTCCCACAGATGATGGAGATTGTCTACAGAAAAGACGTACAAAGAAGAGAGGGATGA